A single Streptomyces mirabilis DNA region contains:
- the acs gene encoding acetate--CoA ligase has product MAWDTTDTLGKGDVVSNESLANLLKEERRFAPPADLAANANVTAEAYEQAKADRLGFWAEQARRLTWATEPTETLDWSNPPFAKWFADGKLNVAYNCVDRHVEAGNGDRVAIHFEGEPGDSRAITYAELKDEVSKAANALIELGVGKGDRVAVYLPMIPEAVVAMLACARIGAAHSVVFGGFSADAIATRIQDADAKLVITSDGGYRRGKPSALKPAVDDAVSRVDGVDKVLVVRRTGQEVDWTEGRDVWWHEIVERQSAEHTPEAFDAEQPLFILYTSGTTGKPKGILHTSGGYLTQASYTHHAVFDLKPETDVYWCTADIGWVTGHSYITYGPLSNGATQVMYEGTPDTPHQGRFWEIVQKYGVTILYTAPTAIRTFMKWGDDIPAKFDLSSLRVLGSVGEPINPEAWVWYRKHIGGDRTPIVDTWWQTETGAMMISPLPGVTETKPGSAQRPLPGISATVVDDEAREVPNGGGGYLVLTEPWPSMLRTIWGDDQRFLDTYWSRFEGKYFAGDGAKKDEDGDIWLLGRVDDVMLVSGHNISTTEVESALVSHPSVAEAAVVGAADETTGQAIVAFVILRGTASAEDAGLVSDLRNHVGATLGPIAKPKRVLPVAELPKTRSGKIMRRLLRDVAENRELGDVTTLTDSTVMDLIQAKLPAAPSED; this is encoded by the coding sequence GTGGCCTGGGACACAACGGACACCCTGGGAAAGGGAGATGTCGTGAGCAACGAAAGCCTGGCCAACCTGCTGAAGGAAGAGCGCAGGTTCGCGCCGCCCGCCGACCTGGCGGCGAACGCCAATGTCACCGCGGAGGCGTATGAGCAGGCCAAGGCTGACAGGCTCGGCTTCTGGGCCGAGCAGGCCCGCCGGCTGACCTGGGCCACCGAGCCGACCGAAACGCTGGACTGGTCGAACCCTCCGTTCGCGAAGTGGTTCGCCGACGGGAAGCTGAACGTCGCGTACAACTGCGTCGACCGGCATGTAGAGGCCGGGAACGGCGACCGGGTCGCCATCCACTTCGAGGGCGAGCCGGGTGACAGCCGGGCGATCACCTACGCCGAGCTCAAGGACGAGGTGAGCAAGGCCGCCAACGCACTGATCGAGCTGGGCGTCGGGAAGGGCGACCGGGTCGCCGTCTATCTGCCGATGATCCCCGAGGCCGTCGTCGCGATGCTGGCGTGTGCACGGATCGGCGCGGCGCATTCGGTCGTCTTCGGCGGATTCTCCGCGGACGCGATCGCCACGCGCATCCAGGACGCGGACGCCAAGCTGGTCATCACCTCCGACGGCGGTTACCGACGCGGCAAGCCGTCCGCGCTCAAGCCGGCCGTCGACGACGCGGTGAGCCGGGTCGACGGGGTCGACAAGGTGCTGGTGGTGCGGCGCACCGGGCAGGAGGTCGACTGGACCGAGGGCCGCGACGTGTGGTGGCACGAGATCGTCGAGCGGCAGTCGGCCGAGCACACTCCGGAGGCGTTCGACGCCGAGCAGCCGCTGTTCATCCTCTACACCTCCGGGACCACGGGGAAGCCGAAGGGCATCCTGCACACCTCGGGCGGGTACCTCACGCAGGCCTCGTACACCCACCACGCCGTCTTCGACCTCAAGCCGGAGACCGACGTGTACTGGTGCACGGCCGACATCGGCTGGGTCACCGGGCACTCGTACATCACGTACGGGCCGCTTTCGAACGGTGCGACGCAGGTGATGTACGAGGGGACGCCGGACACGCCGCACCAGGGGCGGTTCTGGGAGATCGTGCAGAAGTACGGGGTGACGATTCTCTACACGGCGCCCACCGCTATCCGTACGTTCATGAAGTGGGGGGACGACATCCCCGCGAAGTTCGATCTCAGCAGCCTGCGGGTGCTGGGGTCCGTGGGTGAGCCGATCAACCCCGAGGCGTGGGTCTGGTACCGCAAGCACATCGGCGGCGACCGGACGCCCATCGTGGACACGTGGTGGCAGACCGAGACCGGCGCGATGATGATCTCGCCGCTGCCGGGGGTCACCGAGACCAAGCCGGGGTCGGCGCAGCGGCCGTTGCCGGGGATCTCGGCGACCGTGGTCGACGACGAGGCGCGGGAGGTTCCCAACGGGGGTGGCGGGTACCTGGTGCTCACCGAGCCGTGGCCCTCGATGCTGCGCACGATCTGGGGCGACGACCAGCGGTTCCTCGACACGTACTGGTCGCGGTTCGAGGGGAAGTACTTCGCCGGGGACGGGGCGAAGAAGGACGAGGACGGGGACATCTGGCTCCTCGGGCGGGTCGACGACGTGATGCTCGTGTCCGGGCACAACATCTCGACGACCGAGGTCGAGTCGGCGCTCGTCTCGCATCCCTCGGTCGCCGAGGCGGCGGTGGTCGGTGCGGCGGACGAGACGACGGGACAGGCGATTGTCGCGTTCGTGATTCTGCGGGGGACCGCTTCCGCGGAGGATGCCGGGCTGGTGTCGGATCTGCGGAATCACGTAGGGGCGACGCTGGGGCCGATCGCCAAACCGAAGCGGGTGTTGCCGGTGGCCGAGCTTCCCAAGACTCGGTCCGGGAAGATCATGCGGCGGTTGTTGCGTGACGTGGCGGAGAACCGGGAGCTGGGGGATGTCACGACGTTGACGGACTCCACGGTGATGGATCTCATCCAGGCGAAGCTGCCGGCGGCGCCGAGCGAGGACTGA
- the nhaA gene encoding Na+/H+ antiporter NhaA, whose product MATPSANNRKLLGRLSLPERNFVAEALRTETVGGVLLLVAAVAALVWANTPARDSYAAVSHFHLGPSALGLNLSVQHWAADGLLAVFFFVAGIELKRELVAGDLRDPKAAILPVVAAVCGMAVPALAYTLTNVIGGGSLGGWAVPTATDIAFALAVLAVIGTSLPSSLRAFLLTLAVVDDLFAILIIAIFFTDHIDFGALGGAVVGLGVFWVLLRKGVRGWYVYVPLALVIWGLMYNSGVHATISGVAMGLMLRCHRQEGEEHSPGEHIEHLVRPLSAGLAVPLFALFSAGVVVSGGAIGDVFTRPETLGVVLGLVVGKAVGIFGGTWLAARFTRASLSEDLVWPDVFAVASLAGIGFTVSLLIGELAFKNEPVLTDEVKAAVLIGSLIAAVLATTLLKVRNAKYRALYEAEELDEDSDGIPDIYEQNNPAYHLRMAEIHERKAAEHRRLAEVAGGASEENDGPA is encoded by the coding sequence GTGGCCACGCCCAGTGCCAACAACCGCAAGCTCCTCGGGCGCCTCTCCCTGCCCGAGCGGAACTTCGTCGCGGAGGCGTTGCGGACCGAGACCGTCGGTGGGGTGCTGCTGCTCGTCGCGGCGGTTGCCGCGCTGGTGTGGGCCAACACGCCAGCGCGGGACAGTTACGCCGCCGTCAGCCACTTCCATCTCGGGCCCTCCGCGCTCGGGCTGAACCTGTCCGTTCAGCACTGGGCGGCGGACGGACTTCTGGCCGTGTTCTTCTTCGTCGCCGGTATCGAACTCAAGCGCGAGCTGGTGGCGGGGGATCTGCGCGATCCGAAGGCCGCGATACTGCCCGTCGTCGCGGCCGTGTGCGGAATGGCCGTGCCCGCACTGGCCTACACCCTCACCAATGTGATCGGGGGCGGATCCCTCGGTGGGTGGGCCGTACCCACCGCCACCGACATCGCCTTCGCCCTCGCCGTACTCGCCGTGATCGGCACCTCCCTGCCGTCCTCCCTGCGCGCCTTCCTGCTCACCCTCGCCGTCGTAGACGACCTGTTCGCGATTCTCATCATCGCGATCTTCTTCACCGACCACATCGACTTCGGCGCGCTGGGCGGGGCCGTCGTCGGGCTCGGCGTGTTCTGGGTACTGCTGCGCAAGGGCGTACGCGGGTGGTACGTGTATGTGCCGCTCGCGCTCGTCATCTGGGGGCTGATGTACAACAGCGGCGTCCACGCCACCATCTCCGGCGTCGCGATGGGGCTGATGCTGCGCTGCCACCGGCAGGAGGGCGAGGAGCACTCACCCGGGGAGCACATCGAGCATCTCGTCCGGCCCCTTTCCGCCGGGCTCGCCGTGCCGCTGTTCGCGCTCTTCAGCGCCGGGGTCGTCGTCTCCGGCGGGGCGATCGGTGACGTGTTCACCCGGCCCGAGACGCTCGGTGTCGTGCTGGGGCTCGTCGTCGGGAAGGCCGTGGGCATTTTCGGGGGGACCTGGCTGGCGGCCCGGTTCACCAGGGCCTCGCTCAGTGAGGATCTCGTCTGGCCCGACGTCTTCGCCGTCGCCTCCCTCGCCGGAATCGGCTTCACCGTCTCGCTCCTCATCGGCGAACTCGCCTTCAAGAACGAGCCGGTACTCACCGACGAGGTCAAGGCCGCCGTACTGATCGGCTCGCTCATAGCCGCCGTACTCGCCACGACGCTGCTGAAGGTACGCAACGCCAAGTACCGTGCGCTGTACGAGGCCGAGGAGCTCGACGAGGACAGCGACGGCATCCCCGACATCTACGAGCAGAACAACCCGGCGTACCACCTACGGATGGCCGAGAT